One window from the genome of Cervus elaphus chromosome 8, mCerEla1.1, whole genome shotgun sequence encodes:
- the TMEM50A gene encoding transmembrane protein 50A — MSGFLEGLRCSECIDWGEKRNTIASIAAGVLFFTGWWIIIDAAVIYPRMDEFNHSYHACGVIATIAFLMINAVSNGQVRGDSYSEGCLGQTGARIWLFIGFMLAFGSLIASMWILFGGYVAKEKAVVYPGIAVFFQNAFIFFGGLVFKFGRTEDLWQ; from the exons ATGTCTGGATTTCTGGAAGGCTTGAGGTGCTCAGAGTGCATTGATTGGGGGGAAAAGCGCAATACTATTGCTTCCATTGCTGCCGGTGTTCTA TTTTTTACAGGCTGGTGGATCATCATAGATGCAGCTGTCATTTACCCCCGCATGGACGAATTCAACCACTCCTACCACGCGTGCGGTGTGATAGCGACCATAGCCTTCTTAAT GATTAACGCAGTATCAAATGGACAAGTCCGAGGTGATAGTTACAGTGAAGGTTGCCTGGGTCAAACAG GTGCTCGCATTTGGCTGTTCATTGGTTTCATGTTGGCCTTTGGCTCTCTGATTGCATCGATGTGGATTCTTTTTGGAGGATATGTTGCTAAAG AAAAAGCCGTAGTATACCCTGGGATTGCTGTATTTTTCCAAAATGCCTTCATCTTTTTTGG